A single region of the Rhipicephalus microplus isolate Deutch F79 chromosome 10, USDA_Rmic, whole genome shotgun sequence genome encodes:
- the LOC142774746 gene encoding uncharacterized protein LOC142774746 produces the protein MPSGGPSYGSYCCVSWCFNNGRTHKKPGTSFFRVPRDGRMKAWMQYAGRDDLLSKPASLLYATYRVCSDHFTAQSFMDPGHTRLTRMAVPSVQPAAPCSLSVASSSDCDMAAEAALQGPAVEASESGSHTLRCPDEQGGSSLVAGERISDDFVLPEKTLTSRSAVTKGTCVAGRSQDCSDSTVRGTEQASQDPPEDVSANSSTPECLRENVRSCVPATMSPSMKYKQTIKHLQAKVAAQRKTIKRLRRQPHQAPSSTSKALEVI, from the exons atgccgtccggcggtccaagctacggcagctactgctgtgtatcgtggtgcttcaacaatggcagaacccacaagaagcctgggacgagtttcttccgcgtaccacgggacggcag gatgaaagcatggatgcagtatgctggacgcgatgatctcctgagtaagccggccagcctattgtacgcaacgtacagggtttgtagcgaccattttactgctcaaagtttcatggaccctgggcacacaaggcttacaagaatggctgttcccagtgtgcaaccagctgcaccat gttctctgagcgtcgcttcaagtagtgactgtgacatggctgcagaagctgcactgcaag gacctgcggtagaggcttcagaaagcggctcccacacattgaggtgccccgatgaacagg gtggcagctcccttgtagctggtgaaagaatttctgatgatttcgtcttgccggagaaaaccttaaccagtcgttcagctgtcacaaaaggaacttgtgtggccg gccgctcgcaagattgttccgacagcactgtccgaggcactgaacaagcttcacaagaccctccagaagacgtctccgccaacagctccacgcctgagtgccttagagaaaatg tgcgttcctgtgtgccagcgacaatgtctccatcaatgaagtacaagcaaaccattaaacatctgcaagccaaagtagcagcacagcggaaaactatcaaaagactgcggagacagcctcaccaagcaccgtcatcgacttcaaaggcccttgaagttatctga